One segment of Bradyrhizobium sp. WD16 DNA contains the following:
- a CDS encoding flagellin: MSDVVLTAAVRQNLLSLQGTADLLSTTQTRLATGKKVNSALDNPTNFFTAAGLDARASDINNLLDSIGNGVQVLQAADTGITSLQKLVDTAKSIAKQALQQPSGYSTKSSIQFTGTGVPSGTGGATAADLTTSKLNGGVFTFTNSAGAAVTITVGNSPSAFNPVTKTAQAQSLDQFNQALAVAGVNLSASITGTDSLTFTSTNDGAGQVITGTAAPTAPTALDAINVSANAAGGGAGGAVVAAVPDPVSQTARATLVSQYNQIIQQLATTAQDASFNGINLLDGNSLKMIFDETGKSTLTIAGVTFNPNGLGLSSLTPGVDFTDNVLTGKVLTSLNNASITLRSQASAFGANLSIVQIRQDFSKKIINVLQTGSSNLTLADSNEEAANSQALSTRQSIAVSALALANTSQQSVLQLLR, encoded by the coding sequence ATGTCCGACGTCGTCCTCACCGCAGCAGTCCGCCAGAACCTGCTCTCCCTCCAGGGCACCGCCGATCTGCTCTCGACCACCCAGACCCGGCTCGCCACTGGCAAGAAGGTCAACAGCGCGCTCGACAACCCGACCAATTTCTTCACCGCCGCCGGCCTCGACGCCCGCGCCAGCGACATCAATAACCTGCTCGACAGCATCGGCAATGGCGTCCAGGTTCTGCAGGCGGCCGACACCGGAATCACCTCGCTGCAGAAGCTGGTGGATACCGCCAAGTCGATCGCCAAACAGGCGCTGCAGCAGCCGTCCGGCTACAGCACGAAGTCCAGCATCCAGTTCACCGGAACCGGCGTGCCGAGCGGAACTGGCGGCGCGACTGCCGCCGACCTGACGACCAGCAAGCTCAACGGCGGCGTCTTCACCTTCACGAACTCCGCAGGCGCCGCCGTCACCATCACCGTCGGCAATTCGCCGTCGGCATTCAATCCCGTGACCAAGACCGCTCAGGCCCAGTCGCTGGACCAGTTCAACCAGGCACTGGCGGTCGCGGGAGTGAACCTCTCGGCCTCGATCACCGGCACCGACAGCCTGACCTTCACCTCGACCAACGACGGCGCCGGCCAGGTAATCACCGGGACGGCAGCTCCGACCGCTCCCACCGCACTCGACGCGATCAATGTCAGCGCCAACGCGGCCGGCGGCGGCGCCGGCGGCGCGGTGGTCGCCGCGGTACCGGATCCGGTGTCGCAGACCGCCCGGGCGACCCTCGTCAGCCAGTACAACCAGATCATCCAGCAGCTCGCCACGACGGCACAGGACGCCTCCTTCAACGGCATCAACCTGCTGGACGGCAACTCGCTCAAGATGATCTTCGACGAAACCGGCAAGTCGACGCTGACGATCGCCGGCGTGACTTTCAATCCGAACGGCCTCGGCTTGTCGTCGCTGACCCCCGGTGTCGACTTCACCGATAACGTCCTCACCGGCAAGGTTCTGACGTCGCTCAACAACGCGAGCATCACGCTGCGCTCGCAGGCCTCGGCCTTCGGCGCCAACCTGTCGATCGTCCAGATCCGCCAGGATTTCTCGAAGAAGATCATCAATGTGCTGCAGACCGGTTCGTCCAACCTGACGCTCGCCGATTCCAACGAGGAAGCGGCCAACAGCCAGGCGCTGTCGACCCGCCAGTCGATCGCGGTCTCCGCCCTGGCGCTCGCCAACACCTCGCAGCAGAGCGTGCTGCAACTGCTGCGCTGA